The following coding sequences lie in one Panicum virgatum strain AP13 chromosome 6N, P.virgatum_v5, whole genome shotgun sequence genomic window:
- the LOC120680014 gene encoding polyadenylate-binding protein-interacting protein 11-like, with protein MAVAEAAAADHAAPRPEEAPGSGSDAGEREMRDLEELLSKLNPMAEEFVPPSLASPVAGGPAALAPVPALLSPAAYGYYPANAGFAVASPAHRGVVGFPAVADGPAGRGRKKGGAVGFGGHGHPGRRRTNSRTSMAQRDEVIRRTVYVSDIDHQVTEENLAALFINCGQVVDCRMCGDPNSVLRFAFIEFTDEEGARAALNLSGTVLGYYPVRVLPSKTAIAPVNPTFLPRSDDEREMCARTIYCTNIDKKVTQADLKLFFESICGEVFRLRLLGDYHHSTRIAFVEFVMAESATAALNCSGVILGSLPIRVSPSKTPVRPRAPRQLMH; from the exons ATGGCcgtcgccgaggccgccgccgccgaccacgccgcgccgcgcccggagGAGGCGCCGGGCTCCGGCTCCGACGCCGGGGAGCGCGAGATGCGGGATCTGGAGGAGCTCCTCTCCAAGCTCAACCCCATGGCCGAGGAGTTCGTCCCGCCCTCCCTCGCCTCCCCCGTCGCCGGCGGTCCCGCCGCCCTCGCGCCCGTGCCCGCGCTGCTCTCCCCCGCCGCCTACGGCTACTACCCCGCCAACGCCGGCTTCGCGGTCGCCTCGCCGGCGCACCGCGGCGTCGTCGGCTTCCCGGCCGTCGCCGACGggcccgccggccgcggcagG AAGAAGGGGGGAGCGGTAGGGTTCGGCGGCCAcggccaccccggccggcgccggACCAACAGCCGCACCAGCATGGCGCAGCGGGACGAGGTCATCCGCCGCACCGTCTACGTCTCCGACATCGATCACCAG GTCACTGAAGAAAACCTGGCAGCGCTATTTATAAACTGTGGACAG GTTGTGGATTGTCGCATGTGTGGGGACCCAAATTCAGTTCTCCGTTTTGCTTTCATTGAGTTCACTGATGAGG AGGGTGCCAGGGCTGCTCTAAATCTGTCGGGTACCGTACTTGGATATTATCCTGTCAGGGTTCTGCCATCAAAAACTGCCATTGCACCTGTCAACCCAACTTTTCTGCCTAGG TCTGATGATGAACGCGAAATGTGTGCAAGGACTATTTACTGCACAAACATTGACAAGAAG GTCACTCAGGCAGATCTGAAATTGTTCTTTGAGTCTATATGTGGAGAG GTCTTTCGGCTGAGGTTGCTTGGTGACTACCATCATTCTACTCGTATCGCCTTTGTGGAGTTTGTAATG GCTGAAAGTGCCACTGCTGCTCTCAACTGCAGTGGTGTGATTCTTGGTTCCTTGCCAATAAG GGTGAGCCCATCTAAGACTCCCGTGCGTCCCCGCGCGCCTCGCCAGCTGATGCACTAG